Within Macellibacteroides fermentans, the genomic segment ACGCCTACGCTCGATTCGTTGGCCAAGGTTGGAGTCAGGGCCTCCTTTGTTCCCTGTTTCCCCAGTGTGACCTTTCCAAACCATTATAGTATGGCTACGGGTTTGCATCCCAATAACCATGGGTTGGTCAACAATTCGTTTTACGACAGTACCATGCAGAAAATGTACCGCATCAAGGATCGGGAGGCTGTATCCAATCCGGCTTTCTATGGCGGTGAGCCGGTATGGAACACTGCCGAGCGTCAGGGCGTGAAGGCAGCTACCTATTTTTGGGTTGGATCTGAAGCTCCTGTAGGAGGAAAGCACAATTCGATCTGGAAAGTGTTTGATAGTTCGGTGCCTTATAATGATAGAGCCGACTCTGTGGTTGCCTGGCTTTCGTTGCCCCAAGAGCAACGGCCTCATTTGGTGATGTGGTATATCGAAGAGCCCGATGCCATCGGTCATGATGCCACCCCCGATTCATCTGCGGTAATTGACAAAGTGGAAGAGCTTGATGCCGTTCTGGCCCGTTTCTTCTCCAAGGTTAATAAACTGGATATCGCACCTAAAATTGATTTTATCGTGACGTCCGATCACGGGATGGCAACCTTTGTTCCCGATAAATATGTAAATCTGGGAGATTATCTTCCCAGGGATAGTTTCAAATTTGTTTTCGACGGAGTGCCTACCGTTCTTTATCCAAAACCCGGATACACGGATACAGCTTACGAAATTTTGAAAAAGGTTCCGAACATCACTGTGTGGAAGAAAGAAGAGGTTCCGGCCCGTTATCAGTATGGCTCGAATGCCCGCATCGGAGATTTGATTGTATTACCGGATGTGGGATGTATGGTCCAGTTCCGTGACAAGGGTAACCCTTGGTTAGGAGGGGCACATGGATATGACAATTTTGATCCTACCAT encodes:
- a CDS encoding alkaline phosphatase family protein, whose amino-acid sequence is MNKNMFVLFLALFLTWSFSACKTTRQERYVVVLSMDGFRDDYPGRGHTPTLDSLAKVGVRASFVPCFPSVTFPNHYSMATGLHPNNHGLVNNSFYDSTMQKMYRIKDREAVSNPAFYGGEPVWNTAERQGVKAATYFWVGSEAPVGGKHNSIWKVFDSSVPYNDRADSVVAWLSLPQEQRPHLVMWYIEEPDAIGHDATPDSSAVIDKVEELDAVLARFFSKVNKLDIAPKIDFIVTSDHGMATFVPDKYVNLGDYLPRDSFKFVFDGVPTVLYPKPGYTDTAYEILKKVPNITVWKKEEVPARYQYGSNARIGDLIVLPDVGCMVQFRDKGNPWLGGAHGYDNFDPTMQAIFYASGPSFKKNVTHPSLPNISLYPLICRLLKIKPAPNDADSVDLDGLLKK